tttgtgaagatttaGAGGAAGTGTTCTTCCCTTGTGGATCACATGGGAAGTAAGTTTTATCTATTGGGATAATAAGAGAGATTTATAACcttaaactatattatttttctttgtgaaTGTAACAATTATTTGGTTTGTACTAGTAAAGTGTTAATTCTCAGTTGAGATTTATAATTGGATGTAGGATCTGTTTGATCCGAATTGGATGTAGGATTTGTTTGATCCGAAAcaggataaaaattatttgtgcaattttctatctttcttactcttttaatttgtttaaattattttaaagaatttatattaacgtgagaaaattattaaaagaatgatttatgataaaaaaaattaattcactCTCTCTTAATTTCTTGAACGTGTTAACCATTTGGTGCACTGCTCTAAcaatatagatatagatatataaatttatagatatagttatagatatataaatataaggttGAAATGCAACGTTATACATTGAAGCGTGTGGATGAAAGAGTAAAACCAATAATTTCATCCAACGTGGCTTTATTTGTGCAATCAAATGCCAAAATCAGCTAGCTAAGATTGAGGTTAGTAGCCTCTGATTTATTATCTTCTTTCTTCGCGCGcgcgtatatatatatatatatatatatatatatatatatatatataattaaaattataattaagattttaataatttaaataaggatcaataattattaaaacaagtGTGAGGATAGAATAAATATGTATATGTTCGTCCTTATCTTTATGtctaattacaaaaataagatattatccATACTTATACTCATACTTCGTAGATAAACAATAGAAATAAGTTCAAacaatatttatgaaataaatttatttgtccTTCATAATTTCTACATGagttatatttattacttattaaacgtaaaatcaatttcttttttgtttttcctatctattttacaaaagaaaaacttagAAAGTTAACCGttattttcactaaaaaaattacaattgtataatttgtttttattttctatcaacttaattacaaattttacctttcatttctttctttatatttatcttttaggGATTACAGTttactataaaaaaacaaaacaaaaagtcCCAAATGAGCCTTAAGTTTGAGCCGTCGATGGGCCAAAAACAATATTTCTGTGAATAAGAGGTCACGTGCTTCGTGCACCTGCATATTTTCTCCCTCACGCCATAGGCTCAGTGAAAAGACATTTTTGccaactaaaaatataaacaaaactttatttttcttctctctccatttTCTCCTTTCCATAACAACTGCTTGTCCTTTCTATTCCATAACAGCCATTTCTCCTTCCTATTCCATAATAGAAATCGCATTATTAATCTTTTCCCAGCATCACATTCTTTCAAAAGCACAGTTCAAAAAAATAACGatactttaataatattgttttaataatattttaacattatttatatatcatgattaatttatattaatatttatgattattattattgattatggaGTAATTTTAGACTAATACACatagataatattaaaactttataaaaaaatgttgtcaaaattagaaaaataccTTTTATAATCTATAATCcgaaacatattaaattatttaaatactagATTTCTCTATTAAAAAACAACCAAAACAGAGCATTGGGTTGTATAGGGTGTGGCTGCGGCTACAGGAGGAAAGAAAATGATATAGAAGACAGAAGAAAAATAGggttatgattattttttcaataaaggTAAAATTGTCTTTTCACAATGCCTTGTACAGAGAGAAAGTATGGGGTGCAGGAAGCACCTGCCGAAGAAGGGTAATACGGGGAACATGATCGAGATGCGAATCATGCTGGGAATTTTTTTCATGCACTAAGGTCTGTTTCCTATCCTCCTATCCTTCCCCATAGTAATGCGAAAAGTCGTTGTTCTTCATGAGTGCCACAGAATTTTCACTCCTATTTTCCATagcatttttcttaaatttcaataaaatatatatataatttttattaccactttaattttattGGTGGTTAACCTTTAGTAATATAATTtcctttatattattttatttgtcataatttacgtaaaactaaatatattttaatttttgaattttgacacaattaaaattccttcgtattcaaaattttgatatactaaaaattaataaatataatatttttaatttaatttcattaaaagaaattatgtgCCAAACATGTTTTTACGTAAATGAAACGAAAACAACTAAAATAGTAGCATAAAATACATTTgacatgtaaaaaatattaacataattatattaaaaagaattatatctatttattttttaaatttgaggactaaaatgtaactaaatttaaaacatgactaatttcaattttattatcacttttaatgactaaaaatatatttaattcatttatatattattttaatatctttattttaattgtgtCAAATAAGGTCATGTtaccattaataaaaaatacacttTATGAATAATAGATAAACTAtgtttattatgaaaaagaaatatacgaaagtaaaatattaaactacttatattttttttataaataaaagttaaattaattaacttaattctcttatgaaaaatattataaactataaatttatatatgcgTGTAAATGCAAAATCATAACAAACTAAAGAAAATCACTCTCTAACTAAAACTTATAAAAGTTCTTCCTTTCTAAATCATAAATCGCTctataaactttaaataaaaatatacaccTCCAAAAAATCTGAAAAACTATTTACATCTTCattccaattttatttaaaatacaaatacatgATCAAACAATATCAATCCATAAACGACCATTAGTATTTTATCTTATGCCAATTACcaaatgaattaattttgttatgaacTAGTTTTTCATGGCGTACTAGGTAAGTCGTTTTCATTTTTGTGTGAAAGGAAGGTCGGATTTTCAACTTATTCACGTCAAGCTCAGGGATTTCACTACTTCACAACCATTTATTtgcttaaaaaaatatcaaatacttTTGTACATatcattgtttttaaattttacatatatttatagattttctttCTTAGTGTAActttcactagtgcaaaatccATATTTTAAATAGCCTATTAtgctcataattttttaaaaactatatgcATCGTTTTTAAGGCAACCAGTGTTTAAAGAAATATACTGTCTCGGTTACTCAGGGACCGAGGCAGAAAACGCTGAGACCGCCTTTATCGCCTCGGTTAtatgaaccgaggcataaaaccttATGCAAAGTGACAACTTTTCACCTCGTAGATCTTCCTCCTCTAACTTGCCTTCACCCACTCATTCGCGTAATCGAACACAACCCCTTCCAAAACCCTAACCACTCCCTCAAGCCCAATCCTGCGCCCGAACTACAACGGATTTCCTTTCGGTGTCGCCTTCAGATTCTCCTGCGCCAAATTCAACGTCGTTCTTCCACGGTCATCCGCCACCTCAGGATCAGCACCCAGATCCAGTATCACCTTCACAACACCAAGCCGCACGTACCCCGCCGCCATGTGCAGCGCAGCGAGACCGCCTCTGCGGTCGCGGTGGTCCAGGTTCGCGCCAGCTTCCGCAAGCAGCTTCACGCACGGTTCCGAGCCAAGTCCGGCTACGAGGAGGAGTGTGGTACGACCTTCGGCGTCCACGGCCGTCGACATCACGGTCGTCGCCGGATTCGATGAGGTTCCTCAGCGCGGGCTCATCGGCCTTCTTCGCGGCAGTCCACCGCGTGGTTTCGTACTCGGCGACGACGTTTGGCTATGATGTCTGCCGGAACCCAGACGGCTCGTGGCTCGGAAGTTGAAGAGTGAGCCTAGGAAGCTTCTAGAGCGCGGAGGAGATCGACGCGTTCGAATTTTTCCAAGGTGGGGATGGGAATGGAGTAGGGTCTGCGAGCGTCCCCCGTTTTGGACGAAGAAAAGGATTTGATGACGTTGGAAAGGGGTTTTTGGGTGAGGGAGTTGAGAATGTGAGGTTTTGGTTTTGGTCAGATTATTGGAAGACGAGGAACAGTTGTGCACACGAGCCTGCGGAGCATTCAGCACTCGCTGTAAATACCACTGCTCATCCACATCACATATCAAATTGACGAGGTCGTTAATTTACTCAccaatttttgttgttgatttgATGAGGTATAAAGGCCTTTGAACTCGTCAAACTTGTTGTTTGTATATTGGAGATAGAAATTCTTTCTCAATTTTGATGTTTTGGGCAGGTTTGATCAAATAAAGATGAAACTTTGGTTTGTTAAATTGGGTATGGTTTTGGTGCTGCCATATTATCTTTGTTTTAGCTGATTGGTGCAAGTTCATTGTTGGTTGGAATTGTTGTAGGTTTAGTGTTTCACGTTAGTAACTAGCATAGTTGGTTGTGAGCTGCTGGAATTTTGGATTGCCGTTAGCAGTTAGAAGATTTGGCTCAGTTGAATGATTGATTCTTTGGTGTGATGCATGCAGTTTTATTGGCAGTACTAAGTGCTTGAACAAGCCACTGAAAAATAGTTTTGTGTTGTCAAATTTCTTCTaagttttctattttgttttaacttagtgttttttttatgcCAAATATTGTCTTTGTAAGATTTTCGAAGTTAATATGCAAGATTTTCGAAGCCACTTTAATGATTTAAAGTTTTAAGTGATGGGATGTAAAAAAACTTGTTGAATGGAGAAGGTGTTTAATTGAGTGATGTGGCCCCTCTTGACAATGACCACTTTACTATTCACCACTTtactcttctcttcttctttcaatttcatttctaataaatctacttcttcttcttttggtCCGTGACTCCTCCCTGCTTCTTTTgctttcaaaatttttatctCCTCCCCCCTAGCCTCCTACTCCTACCGTGTACCAACGCCTCAGTATTAcaataatatatcttttttttaatttctaaatttgttttcttctacCTTTTAAATTTATGTCGAATATTCACTTCTTGTCTACCTTCAATAATGTCCTTTGCTTccgttcatttgttttttctttttttatgcatttaaataattagtataTGTTGTGGCTGCTATTGGATTTCAACAAATCATAAACTAATCTAAGATACAGCCTCGGTTGCGAaaagtcttttaaaaaaaaacgcaAATTCTACTGACTCGGTTCCATAACCGCTGCTGCTATCGTTTTCTATCACTGCActaatgtttttctttgtaaaaccCGAACACTTTGGTAAAAGTTTTCCATCATTTTATTACTTTAGGTATATTAAGTCCAGTTGACAACCTAATGAAAATGGCCATAATCATTAATTTATCCAACTGATATTTTTTCATTCCCTTCATCTCCTGTCAGCAATAGTTTTCTCCACGTCTTAAATAACAACAAACTTCATAACATTAATAGCTAAAGTTTTGCATGGTTTGACATGCTAAACTATAGGATAAATATAGTTACAGCGAATCTGTCACTGGTTGATAAATGGTtacagaatatatatatatatatatatatatatatatatatatatatatatatatatatatatatatataaaacaaattttcgTCGTAACACATCTTTATCTTTTGCACACGAATGAGCACAATGGCTAGATTAGAGTGAGGATTATAATATCCACCAATCTATTGCCTTCTTTCTTCACATAGCCAAGTTAACACCAACAATATAACTATTTAAAGaccaaaatatttttacatctcAAACATAGGAAATCCTACATTTGAATTGATCAAACCTCCGTCTATCACAAGATTATGAGAACTAACATACTTAGACTCATCACCTGCTAAGTAAAGAACAGCTTCTGCCACATCGTTAGGCACAGGATACCAACCTTTTAGGTTCATATAAGTCTTACGAACTCCTTCTTCATCAAGATTGAAATATTTGTTCAACAATGGTGTCACAATTGCAAAAGGGGACACGCAGTTCACCCGAATGCCGAATTGTCCAAGCTCCACCGCAGTGTTTTTTGTTAGTCCCACTAGGGCATGCTTTGAACTGGTGTAGGCATGTGTAGCACCTCCACCTATGCATCCTGCAACACTAGCTGTGTTAATTATGCAACCCCTTTTAGCAGGAATCATCACTCTTGCAGCGTGCTTCGTTCCCAGAAATGGACCAACCAAGTTCACACTTATCACTCTCTCAAAATCAGATTTTGTGTTGTCCAGTATGCTTCTTTTGAACTCGTCACCTGTACCAGCGTTATTAAACATGATGTCCAGCTTCCCGTACTTGGAAACTGCTCTGTCCACGCACTTTTCAACGTCTTCTTCCTTTGTCACATCACAATGAACATATATAGCTGATTCCAACTCATTGCAGAGAGAAAGACCCAAATCGTCTTGAATATCAGCTATCACCACATGAGCTCCATGCTTAGAGAAAAGTCTTGCAGTGGCCTCACCTATCCCGCTGGCACCACCAGTTATAATCGCCACTTTTCCATCAAGCCTGCAGGTCATGGTATGTTATCAAGCTAATCATTCTCTGTCAATTTTCGGAAAATTAAGGTTGTAGATTAATAACACATTACAACTTTggagaaaaaaacatatatattacaatatCTGTGGGTGTTTGATTACCTTTTAACAGCAGCGGAGACCACAGAACCATTGGCCATGAGTGAGCTTTTGGGATATATATAAAACCTGGAAAAGGTGTTCAATTCAATTGTTCTTTTGAGCGTGAACCAAGTATATTTTCATCTGAAGTTGCTTTGGTCTTATATAGAGGAACATCCCATGCAAGAGACGTACGTAGGGAAATATAAGATGTACGTAGGGGTCAAATCTTCCTAACAAAAACCATCATAATTTGTAATACGTCATCTATGATGTATATCATTCTaagatataaattatatatttatttttatgataaaaaataaattaaaagataacaatgaaatttaaaaaataaaaaaggaaatataacattaaaagtacaatataaataaatacttttgtagaaaattaaactaaaattgtatattattttatatatttaactttaaaaataatttattaagtacTCATAGgctaaaaattaaaactttttttaactcATTGTAAAGAGGACGTAGTAGATAGAGAATGTCACTTTACATGGTCCTACTTTGATGACTCtcataatataaaatcattcaCAAATTCTCAACTGCTTAGTGGCGTGTTTAGCCAAAAAAATAGAAGACAAATGAGAAATGCATTAAGTCCCTGTGTTCCATCAGTAGTAGAACTATCATAGCTTCGTTAGGGAAGAAAGTACGGATGTGACCTGA
The Vigna angularis cultivar LongXiaoDou No.4 chromosome 5, ASM1680809v1, whole genome shotgun sequence genome window above contains:
- the LOC108339909 gene encoding borneol dehydrogenase, mitochondrial isoform X1; the protein is MANGSVVSAAVKRLDGKVAIITGGASGIGEATARLFSKHGAHVVIADIQDDLGLSLCNELESAIYVHCDVTKEEDVEKCVDRAVSKYGKLDIMFNNAGTGDEFKRSILDNTKSDFERVISVNLVGPFLGTKHAARVMIPAKRGCIINTASVAGCIGGGATHAYTSSKHALVGLTKNTAVELGQFGIRVNCVSPFAIVTPLLNKYFNLDEEGVRKTYMNLKGWYPVPNDVAEAVLYLAGDESKYVSSHNLVIDGGLINSNVGFPMFEM
- the LOC108339909 gene encoding borneol dehydrogenase, mitochondrial isoform X2; the encoded protein is MTCRLDGKVAIITGGASGIGEATARLFSKHGAHVVIADIQDDLGLSLCNELESAIYVHCDVTKEEDVEKCVDRAVSKYGKLDIMFNNAGTGDEFKRSILDNTKSDFERVISVNLVGPFLGTKHAARVMIPAKRGCIINTASVAGCIGGGATHAYTSSKHALVGLTKNTAVELGQFGIRVNCVSPFAIVTPLLNKYFNLDEEGVRKTYMNLKGWYPVPNDVAEAVLYLAGDESKYVSSHNLVIDGGLINSNVGFPMFEM